GGAGCTCTCAACGGTAACGTTGAACATTTTGAGGTTATCTTGGTTATTTCATACAGATAAAACCTCTGAACGTAGATCTGATCAACCTGTCGATTtgtataattttgattattaaaaTGAAGGATCTGAAATTAAATTTTGtggactttaattttaatttttatatgatttGATTTGAGATAATTTAActgttaattttttaaaaaatttttaaaagatttgaagcaatcaaaacaattccaatccAATTTAATAACAACAAAaaataaattgtttttaattaaaattcataaaactctaattcaattACAATTCAAGTTAAATCGAGTCGATATAGGGCTTATTTGGCATTGCTGTTGAAACTgctgttaaaaaaattattttttttaaatatattaattagagtattaaaaaataattaaaaattaaatttgatcagttttaataataagaacactaaaataacaaaacagcTTTTTTCAAATTACTTTTCTTAACAACATCTAAAATAGtatttttattcagaaaagcaGTTTCAAGCTCTGAAACTCAATGCTCAGGGCTACAATGTTTTTCGGTTACGGTTCTCACGTTTCATGCAGTTTTAAATTCCCTAAAGTACCCttgttattttctttatttacctTCTGCTTGGATAATTCAACCATAACGTCGCTCTGCGCCACTGGCAAAGAAACACAAACAAAATTTTCACTTCCCAGTTGGTATCCAAtgtctctttctctctctacaACCACTTTCTCTGAACCTTTTGGTCTTTTGGCTTCTCTGCAACTTTACTTTGTTGAGCTTTCATTTACGGAGAGCCAAAATTGCCTTCATTTGTCCAATTCAGAGTCTTTTTTTATAGATCTTTggaaaaatctttttttttttcccgttTCTGTTTCCTTTTTGGGTTCCCATTTGATGAGTGATTGATCTCGTTTTAGAGGAAACTAAAGATCGTTTTGTTTTTTTGGCAACAATGAAGTCTTCAAGTCGGCTTGAATCGGCTGTTTTTCAACTCACTCCAACTCGGACAAGGTATCGTTTCTCTCTTTtgattaacttgctgacatgtgcaGCTGATTATGCACATAAAGCCACTATTGTTTAGTTTCCTTTTATTATATTTGGTGCCTTTTTTGTATATAAAATAATGACTCGCTTATTGTTTGGGTCCTAAAGTAGCAATCTTTTTGTTCTGATTAATTAGTGATTTCTATTATTAGAACCTTCTTGTTTTTTAAACGATCTGAATTTGTGGTCTGAaggtacctttttttttttttgaattggaTATTGTTACGTTCTACTTGTTTTTTCATTTCGTTTCTGTGTTATTTTTGTATATCTTGTTATTAACAACATTGTTttgatgaatttgaatttgattaACACTTGAAAATTGTAGTGTCACCAAGGTCAAGATTTAGTAGTTTActtctaatatattttaaaatttttatttttaattttcttgttgATTTGTGAGTGGAATTTGCATTTGTAGAGTTTAATGCATTGGTAGTGAGGTTATTGATTAAAATATTAGAATCTACCAAGATAATACATTTTTGGGTttgcgattttttttttttttttggtcaggtGTGATTTGGTTCTCTCCGCAAATGGAAAGACGGAGAAAATAGCTTCCGGTTTGGTTAATCCATTTCTTGCCCAATTGAAGATTGCGCGAGATCAAATGGCCAAGGGGGGTTACTCAATTATTCTTGAGCCAGAGCTTGGAACTGATGCAACATGGTTCACAAGAGGAACAGTTGAAAGGTTGGCCTTGCTATTTACTGCTCCTCTCACATTCTGTCTTTTGTTTGTTGTTGTTGGTGGTGTCCATCAGCATTATGTTTTTCTTGGTTGTGATTTAGCCAATATGGGAATCCATTGACCCATGTTAAAACTCCCTACATTTTTCATATTCCCATTCTAGGTTTATGAAGATTCTGTGGACTAGCTAATAAAATTCTTTATTGTGGATTCACAATTTGAAAAAGGGCAACAGCACTTGAACTTCAACATACTGGTTGCAATGATAGTTTATTAGGAGGATAGAGTTTTTAATTTGTTCAGTTTAACAGTTTTTATGTCATGACTTTTGAGTTTGGCCTTCATATTCACCTTCTTAAGCATAATTAATGAACACAGTTATGTAATATTCCAACCCTAATGATGCAATGATGCAGACTAATATGCTTTGGACTTACAGGTTTGTTCGTTTTGTGAGCACTCCAGAGGTCTTGGAACGCGTGTATGCCTTGGAATCTGGGATCTTGCAGATTGAAGAGGCAATTGCGATTCAAAGTAACAATGAAATGAGGTTGGCCATGGTATGATAAATCCTTGAGAAACTTATGATCTGTAAATCGGATCCTATATTTTGATTTCAGTCATTTTTTATTGCACAGGTCAAAGATCATCAAACAAAATCTGTGGAACACATTGAAGGTACTGTTGAAGAAGACATCTTCCATACCGTTTTTAGTTTTATGAACTTCATGTTAACTTTAATCTATTTGGAATGGTTATACATTTTATGCTTGCTTTTCACCCTCAATTACTGTCAattgatttttcttctttttcttccttctcttTCTAGTGGGAGGAGgatatgtgttatctggttttatACATACTTTTTTAGATTTTCCATCATGTATTATAGTTGTATTAGCAAAGTTTTTTAATTTGAGGTGTTATATTTTATCAAGCTTTTATTATAAGAACTAGATTCTGAAGAATATAAATCTCCAGATTTGGTCATGTTTCTATTGGTTTTGGAATAACACTCAATGGTTTTTGACAGGTAGCAGGCCTCTGCTGGATTCTAATGAGGAGAAAGCCATTGTCCTTTACAAGGTGGGTGCACACCTAATAATTCTCATGCAATGGTTTTTGACAGTGAGAGAATTGTTAAAACACCTTGAGTGAGAGCATATACCAAGGCCAGTGTCAAATCTCCAACGATtccatcttaatttttaaattcaaactcAATCATAATTAATCCAACCACAATGCCTATGACATTTTCCTAACGGTTTTCTAATGGGTACAAATTTGTAtccattaaaatttatttgatgCACTTTACTaacatgataaattttaatttataattcattAAATGACTTTTCTAATAATCAATACAAATATATAATCGTTAAGATTTATTTAATACACCACACTAGCACAAATAATTACTATTTTAATGATAAATGAACCCACTAGTAAGGGAAAAGTACACTTACCATTAAAATTGTTGCTCCCCATGCTAGCGAGGtattaaataaatcttaataggTGTaaagggcaaaaaaaaaaaaaaaaacgtaatGGTTGCATATTTGCACCAGTTAGAAAAATTATTCATTAAATGTAATTTGCTGTATTCATTAAATGTTATAGCCTTAAGTATCATGTTTTCATATCATATTGACACATCTCAAGGTGTTTTACCCCTTCATATTGGAAAATTTCCCCCTTCATTGCCTTTCAAATTTCATGGGTAAAATTTTCCGTGGTaatcaaattttatattaattaatcttcatggtgcttacaaaatttattaattataattcggTCACTAAACAtttttagtaataaaataaaaattatgaaataaaaaataaaaaataagaagatgcaacaaagtaaAATAATTACAACACTATTATTACAATAGTGAACTTTTACTTTATTgcaaactaaaattgtttcaaaattttttataataataataataataataataataataataataataataataataataataatagttaagaagtaattgaaaataaaataaaaattacaataaaaaataatttaaatatatataattaaaaaagaatGGAAAAAAAGGTAATaaattatctttaaaaaaaaagtttgtaaaaaaaataaaaagaatagggGTCCATGTCACTGTTACTGAACAGTGACTTGGGATTTCCTTTTTgcacatataatatatataaaaattcatttctttaatattaaaaaaaatgtgttatgaattaaattaagttagacaattatttattttttaagtagttataatttttgttaaagaaaagtaattaattttattttgttgaATAACTAAATTACTTTAAAGCAATATTTATATTTTGCAGCAGATACATTTAAATGTTAAATTATATAAGTTTTattgtttaatatatataaaatctatAGGAAATAgccataaatgaaaaaaaaaaagaaaatattcatCTAAGATGAGTAATTCCACACCCCAACAAAGTAGGACTTGTCAATCCAAAATCATCAACaccggaattttttttttttttaaatgaaactaGATTAACAAATTGGCATGTTTAGTGCACAAAAGGATCTCATactgaaaagaaaaattaattaaatttcagtAAAGTTATTGATCGTAACGCCCTCACtaaaggtagtccgtacattttattgTTACGACGACTAATGTCCTGCTCGCAGTTAAAATGTCcgaactacacctagactatagtgaggaggcataaattgaagaaataaatgttaagaaaatataggaaaaatgtagaaaaaaataaattaaagtttagagaatttataatttgatacaaaataataaaataacccaatatgcactactaagggcattttggtaatttcaccCACAAAggagaattttgacctaaatttcaaaataaaaaaaaaattagagaataaaataattaacattaattaaaatttaagaaatagattaggaaaatgagaagagaaaggaaaagaaaagaaaagaaaaagcttaggaaaattcaaaaaaaattataaataggcactagaggacaaacttccatccacttccatcttcttcctctatttcttctctctctctttccctcatttcctccattgttgtcaagattccaagcttgatttcccaagcttttacacaccaaaacccatagcccacttcacaaaaatACTCTCCACCgtaaggaagctatagacacccattggaagtaagaaatttgaagttagggaagctcaagtaaggttagtgcactaatccatcttcttctctttattaaacatgaaaagcatgtttagccaagcataaatatcattgaaacaaaaagaaaatctagagggaagaacccttgaatttttggcagccatggaacttgaagtttattgcttttaagtgatgcaaaatggttccatgagaatatgTGATGAGtagaaatgtttgggtgtttgattgtgtaatgtttgtgaaaatttaaaactttgaaaactggggtttgtgtaaatgcttgaagaCTTGGTGTAAatattgaaattgacctattgagttgaaattattgcttatagaagtgtattgcatgcaaaatgaagtaaggaagttgaaggaattgagatattgggagtgttcaattttctgcaggtttggactcaattagtccagtgggtttattgacccataactaaaaatgtgtgacttcaattggtatgaggccaattggaggtgaaaatagactcaaaatagcctatttttcatgtagacaccatgcccaaatttttccaaaatcatgaccaattctctgcccaaacctggatgaccaaacattgaaacgtgttcatttggtcataactctctctatactggtccaaatgacttaaaatttcatcaatggaaagcttagacatagggctacacttttcatgaagaccacttgacccagttttgcttttaactaaATCAAGttgttagcacaaattgagtCACTAAAGCGCCAACCAGAAAATGACcaatacgtgttcatttggtcataactctctctatactggtccaaatgacctaaaatttcatcaatggaaagcttaaacatagggctacacttttcatgaggaccacttgacccagttttgcttttaaccaaatcaaattattagcaaaagttgagtcactaaagcGCCAACCAGAAAATGACTCTCTCTATCtcgatccaaatgacctaaaatttcatcaatggaaagcttagacatagagctacacttttcatgaaaaccacttgacccagttttgcttttaactaaatcaaattgttagcaaaatttgagtcactaaaactaccaaccagaaaataaccaaatgaataatgcgtgttcatttggtcataactctctttatctttggtccaaatgacctaaaatttcatcaatggaaatcttagacatagggctacattttttatgaagaccacttgacccagttttgcttttaaccaaattaaattattagtacaaattgagtcactaaaactaccaacccagaaattgtccaaaatcattcctttggtatgcttgatcagttttggcaaaaatgccataacttggtctccaaagctgcaaattgagtgaaactagtgccaaaagttttatacgacatagcacaacaatttttatgttttgatcaagctctagaaaccattgcatcctagggaaaatattagccaaagtcaggaattgaaatatggaaaatgttaagttgaacccagaatgccatttgatacccgtgtgttcatttggccataactcccactaaaaaattccatttgagatgtgccaatatgatatggaaacatgatacttcatttttagatctcataaataattgtaaatgatatgatacacgaGAATATGATATAaaaatgtgtaaaatgaatataGACACATTAATTGATTAGTGGAACTGTGGATGCTAATAAAGCGGGGAGGCTGCAATAGGGTCTCCctgaaataagatatatataaaaaaatttcacacatagaatacatgttttaaatgacatcaaaagtttacaatagatatgataaaacaagatagggtgctcaacaccgaatgtagcacttcTTGCTCGGTATCAATGACAGGTGAGGCGTCACTTTGTGATGCTTCTT
This DNA window, taken from Hevea brasiliensis isolate MT/VB/25A 57/8 unplaced genomic scaffold, ASM3005281v1 Scaf337, whole genome shotgun sequence, encodes the following:
- the LOC131177133 gene encoding COP1-interacting protein 7-like, whose protein sequence is MKSSSRLESAVFQLTPTRTRCDLVLSANGKTEKIASGLVNPFLAQLKIARDQMAKGGYSIILEPELGTDATWFTRGTVERFVRFVSTPEVLERVYALESGILQIEEAIAIQSNNEMRLAMV